A single genomic interval of Arthrobacter methylotrophus harbors:
- a CDS encoding PIG-L deacetylase family protein has protein sequence MSSDVSSAKSPFNASTERVERVLCFTAHPDDVDFGAAGTIAAWTAAGVEVSYCVMTDGDAGGFDPAHRAEIIAMRAEEQRQAAALVGVTDVHYFHERDGYLEPTHDVMRQVVKLIREIRPDVVLAMHPERNWDRIQKSHPDHLAVGEIVTRAVYPALENPFAYPELAESGLAAFRLPWLWLFAGPEARENHFVDVTGHVDAKLAAIRIHASQHPDLEGMERAVRGMLEHNASRAGMPRGRSAEAFHVVEVNGSQTIAGF, from the coding sequence TTGTCTTCTGACGTTTCGTCAGCAAAGAGCCCGTTCAACGCCTCCACGGAGCGCGTTGAACGGGTGCTTTGTTTCACCGCCCACCCGGACGACGTCGACTTCGGTGCGGCCGGCACCATCGCGGCCTGGACCGCTGCCGGCGTCGAGGTCAGTTATTGCGTCATGACCGACGGCGACGCCGGAGGCTTCGATCCCGCCCACCGCGCAGAGATCATCGCCATGCGCGCAGAGGAGCAGAGGCAAGCTGCGGCCCTCGTCGGCGTGACGGACGTGCACTATTTCCATGAGCGCGACGGCTACCTGGAACCGACGCATGATGTCATGAGGCAAGTGGTGAAGCTGATCCGCGAAATCCGCCCCGATGTGGTCCTGGCCATGCATCCGGAACGCAATTGGGACAGGATCCAGAAGAGCCACCCGGACCACCTTGCCGTCGGTGAGATCGTGACCCGCGCGGTATACCCTGCGCTGGAAAATCCCTTCGCGTATCCGGAACTGGCGGAATCCGGACTTGCGGCCTTCAGGCTGCCCTGGTTGTGGCTCTTCGCCGGTCCCGAAGCGCGGGAGAACCATTTCGTGGACGTCACGGGGCATGTGGACGCGAAGCTTGCCGCGATCCGGATCCACGCGAGTCAGCATCCCGATCTGGAGGGGATGGAACGGGCCGTCCGGGGCATGCTCGAGCACAATGCCTCGCGTGCCGGAATGCCCCGCGGCCGGAGCGCCGAAGCGTTCCACGTGGTTGAAGTCAACGGCTCCCAAACCATCGCAGGCTTCTGA
- a CDS encoding gluconate:H+ symporter — translation MNWTGHDTQLLVVAAIGIALIVVLIAKFKVHPFLSLVLGSAFVGLASGVGLDKVVSNFEDGVGGVLKEVGLLIALGAMLGKLLADSGGANRVVDTLLEKASGNKVVWMITLVAVIIGLPMFFEIGLVLLLPVIVLVTQRSHMLLMRIAIPALAGLSVLHGLIPPHPGPLIAISAVKAELGTTLALGLLVAVPTVIICGPLFSRLAARWVPVDAPAVAGGVDTKHAVDLSEVKRQPTFLVTLLTIIFPVVLMLLKAIADIVWPDATHAPMIRTFLDFIGQPLVAMTLAVLAAMVTFGYAVGFTGSKIAAKLGSSLGPIAAILLIVGAGGGFKQTLIGAGVGDAVKKWAEGANMSVLVLGFIVAVALRLATGSATVATVTAAGIVAPLASSLSPTHAALLALAIGAGSLFLSHVNDAGFWLVKELFGLTVGQTFKTWSVMETLISVVAFAFIMVLSLII, via the coding sequence GTGAACTGGACCGGGCACGACACCCAACTCCTTGTGGTCGCGGCGATCGGCATTGCGCTGATCGTCGTGCTGATCGCCAAATTCAAGGTCCACCCCTTCCTTTCCTTGGTACTCGGCTCGGCCTTTGTTGGCCTGGCATCCGGAGTCGGGCTCGACAAGGTGGTCAGCAACTTCGAAGACGGCGTGGGAGGCGTCCTGAAGGAAGTCGGCCTCCTGATTGCCCTGGGCGCCATGCTGGGGAAGCTCCTGGCAGACTCCGGCGGTGCCAACCGGGTGGTGGACACCTTGCTGGAGAAGGCCAGCGGCAACAAGGTGGTCTGGATGATCACCTTGGTCGCGGTCATCATCGGCCTCCCGATGTTCTTTGAGATCGGCCTCGTCTTGCTGCTTCCGGTGATTGTCCTGGTCACCCAACGGTCGCACATGTTGCTCATGCGCATTGCCATTCCGGCTCTCGCGGGTCTGTCCGTGTTGCACGGCTTGATCCCGCCGCACCCCGGCCCACTCATCGCCATCAGCGCGGTGAAGGCTGAACTGGGCACCACCTTGGCGTTGGGACTCCTGGTGGCCGTCCCCACGGTGATCATTTGCGGACCGCTGTTTTCCCGTTTGGCCGCGCGCTGGGTTCCCGTGGATGCCCCCGCGGTGGCCGGTGGCGTGGACACCAAGCACGCCGTCGACCTCAGCGAAGTGAAGCGCCAGCCGACCTTTCTCGTCACTTTGCTGACCATCATTTTCCCGGTAGTACTCATGCTCCTGAAGGCCATCGCGGACATTGTCTGGCCCGACGCCACCCACGCCCCGATGATCCGTACGTTCCTTGACTTCATTGGCCAGCCCCTCGTGGCGATGACCCTGGCTGTGCTCGCCGCCATGGTGACCTTCGGCTACGCCGTGGGCTTCACCGGTAGCAAGATCGCCGCGAAGCTCGGCAGCAGCCTCGGACCGATTGCCGCGATCCTGCTGATCGTGGGTGCCGGCGGTGGTTTCAAGCAGACCCTGATCGGCGCCGGCGTCGGTGACGCGGTCAAGAAATGGGCTGAGGGTGCCAACATGTCCGTGCTGGTCCTGGGCTTCATCGTGGCTGTGGCGCTTCGCCTGGCCACGGGCTCGGCAACAGTTGCCACGGTGACGGCTGCGGGCATCGTGGCTCCGTTGGCGAGCAGCCTGAGTCCGACGCATGCCGCACTCCTTGCTTTGGCCATCGGCGCCGGCTCGCTTTTCCTGTCCCATGTCAACGACGCCGGGTTCTGGCTCGTAAAGGAACTCTTCGGCTTGACTGTCGGGCAGACGTTCAAGACGTGGTCGGTGATGGAGACGCTCATCTCGGTGGTCGCCTTCGCCTTTATCATGGTGCTCTCGCTGATCATCTAG
- a CDS encoding MerR family transcriptional regulator → MKQDKGGTWTISEVAKASNVSSRTLRHYDQLGLLEPSHTGHNGYRYYGQPELLRLQRILLLRELGLGLETIGEVLDGQADPVEALAVHRNWLLAERDRMDRMSRTVDATIAALRRGETMTAENIFKDFDQNPYETEARERWGDRAVDESNARHSALTPAQKQAFMAEYAALNQDLAHCFDAALPADHPEVQAAVDRHYKWICASWTPNARSYVGLGQMYVDDPRFSANYDKVRPGLAPYLLEGIKLYAAEKLS, encoded by the coding sequence ATGAAGCAGGACAAAGGCGGTACCTGGACCATTTCCGAAGTGGCCAAGGCCAGCAACGTTTCCTCGCGAACCTTGCGGCACTATGACCAACTCGGGCTACTGGAGCCATCCCACACGGGGCATAACGGCTACCGGTACTACGGCCAGCCCGAACTGCTGCGCCTGCAGCGGATCCTCCTGCTTCGTGAACTTGGCCTGGGGCTCGAGACCATCGGCGAGGTTCTGGACGGCCAGGCCGATCCTGTCGAGGCGCTTGCCGTGCACAGGAACTGGCTGCTGGCCGAGCGAGACCGCATGGACCGGATGTCCAGGACGGTCGACGCAACTATCGCAGCACTACGTCGAGGAGAAACCATGACCGCGGAAAACATCTTCAAGGATTTCGACCAGAACCCCTACGAAACCGAGGCCCGCGAGCGCTGGGGCGATCGGGCCGTCGACGAGAGCAACGCCCGGCATTCGGCCCTGACACCGGCCCAAAAGCAGGCCTTCATGGCCGAGTATGCCGCCCTGAACCAGGATCTGGCCCATTGTTTCGACGCCGCCCTTCCGGCGGACCACCCGGAGGTCCAGGCCGCCGTCGACCGCCACTACAAGTGGATCTGCGCCAGTTGGACGCCGAACGCCAGATCTTATGTGGGCTTGGGCCAAATGTACGTGGACGACCCCCGATTCAGCGCCAACTACGACAAGGTCCGGCCCGGATTGGCGCCCTACCTCCTGGAAGGCATCAAGCTTTACGCGGCGGAAAAGCTCAGTTAG
- a CDS encoding gluconokinase, with product MAKTAQQPVLVIMGVSGSGKSTVAGLLAGRLGWDLAEGDDLHPEANVAKMQAGHALSDEDRWPWLGLIADWIKERTAAGKPGIITCSALKKRYRDVLRGEGVVFVFLQGSKDRISDRLASRHGHFMPAALLESQFDALEVPTEDENHISLCVSASPAEEADEIVDRLGFEAQTVPTPHMLGGAA from the coding sequence ATGGCGAAGACTGCACAACAACCGGTATTGGTGATCATGGGCGTCTCCGGTTCCGGCAAATCGACAGTGGCCGGTCTGTTGGCCGGACGGCTGGGTTGGGACCTCGCCGAAGGCGATGACCTGCACCCCGAAGCGAACGTGGCAAAGATGCAGGCGGGCCATGCCCTCAGCGATGAGGACCGTTGGCCGTGGCTGGGCCTCATTGCCGATTGGATCAAGGAACGCACCGCGGCGGGAAAGCCCGGCATCATCACATGCTCGGCGTTGAAGAAGCGCTACCGGGATGTCCTTCGCGGCGAGGGGGTTGTATTCGTCTTCCTCCAGGGAAGTAAAGACCGGATTTCCGACCGGCTGGCTTCGCGCCACGGGCACTTCATGCCTGCCGCGTTGCTGGAATCCCAGTTCGATGCCCTCGAGGTGCCCACGGAGGATGAGAACCACATCTCGCTGTGTGTATCCGCTTCCCCCGCGGAAGAGGCTGACGAAATCGTCGACCGGCTCGGCTTCGAGGCCCAGACGGTCCCGACGCCCCACATGCTTGGTGGCGCAGCGTGA